One window of Tenacibaculum maritimum NCIMB 2154 genomic DNA carries:
- the glpK gene encoding glycerol kinase GlpK, whose translation MTGKYIIALDQGTTSSRSVVVNENGEIIEMAQQEFEQIFPNSGWVEHNPLEILETQLSTLKKVISKANIKASEIAGIGITNQRETTVIWNKHTGKPIYNAIVWQDKRTSDFCKELKNKGLYSHVKQTTGLIIDSYFSATKIHWILNNVEGAHEEARKGNLLFGTIDTWLLWNLTGQKVHATDYSNASRTMLYDIKNLCWDDTLLTELNIPKSILPTVNPSSFHFGDYTLDEYKIPITGIAGDQQAALFGQGCFHKGEAKNTYGTGCFMLMNIGENIEFSKNGLLTTIAWGINNKVYYALEGSVFIAGAAIQWLRDGLKIINSAEESEIFAADIKEENPVYVVPAFAGLGAPYWDMYARGAVFGLTRDTGKKHLIKATLQSLAYQTKDILDAMQNDSNTHLTSLKVDGGACINNLLMQFQADILNTNVERPKTTETTVMGAAYLAGIGIGLWKQNDILNKKIVDKNFIPNFPLAKREKLYKKWLKAVERTKNWID comes from the coding sequence ATGACTGGTAAATATATCATTGCTCTAGACCAAGGAACTACAAGTTCTCGCTCGGTGGTTGTAAACGAAAATGGAGAAATTATAGAAATGGCTCAACAAGAATTTGAGCAAATATTCCCAAATTCAGGCTGGGTAGAACACAATCCTCTAGAAATTTTAGAAACGCAATTATCTACCTTGAAGAAAGTCATATCAAAAGCAAATATTAAAGCTTCAGAAATTGCAGGAATTGGTATTACCAATCAACGAGAAACTACTGTCATCTGGAATAAACATACAGGAAAGCCAATTTATAATGCTATTGTTTGGCAAGACAAGCGAACTTCTGATTTTTGTAAAGAATTAAAAAATAAAGGGCTATACTCACACGTAAAACAAACCACAGGATTAATTATAGATAGTTATTTCTCTGCAACAAAAATTCATTGGATATTAAATAATGTTGAAGGAGCTCATGAAGAAGCTAGAAAAGGAAACCTTCTTTTTGGAACTATTGACACCTGGTTACTTTGGAATTTAACGGGTCAAAAAGTACATGCTACTGATTATAGTAATGCATCTCGTACTATGCTATATGATATAAAAAACTTATGTTGGGATGATACTTTATTAACGGAACTCAATATTCCTAAATCTATTTTACCGACAGTGAATCCGTCTTCTTTTCATTTTGGAGATTACACCTTAGATGAATACAAAATTCCAATCACAGGAATTGCAGGCGATCAACAAGCTGCTCTATTTGGTCAAGGATGTTTTCATAAAGGAGAAGCCAAAAACACCTATGGAACAGGATGCTTTATGCTAATGAATATAGGAGAAAATATTGAGTTTTCTAAAAATGGTTTACTAACTACAATTGCTTGGGGAATAAACAATAAAGTTTATTATGCTTTAGAAGGTAGTGTATTTATTGCTGGTGCTGCAATACAATGGCTAAGAGATGGACTAAAAATTATCAATAGTGCTGAAGAAAGTGAAATTTTTGCAGCTGATATTAAAGAGGAAAACCCTGTGTATGTTGTTCCTGCTTTTGCTGGACTAGGAGCTCCTTATTGGGATATGTATGCAAGAGGAGCAGTTTTCGGACTAACAAGAGATACAGGAAAAAAGCACTTAATTAAAGCAACACTACAATCATTAGCATACCAAACCAAAGACATTTTAGACGCTATGCAAAATGATAGTAATACCCATCTAACTTCTTTAAAAGTAGATGGAGGTGCTTGTATTAATAATTTATTAATGCAGTTTCAAGCAGATATCCTAAACACCAATGTTGAACGGCCAAAAACAACAGAAACAACCGTTATGGGAGCTGCTTATTTAGCTGGAATTGGTATTGGATTATGGAAACAAAATGACATCCTAAATAAAAAAATAGTTGACAAGAATTTTATTCCTAATTTCCCTTTAGCAAAAAGAGAAAAACTGTATAAAAAATGGCTAAAAGCAGTAGAGAGAACTAAAAACTGGATCGACTAG
- a CDS encoding response regulator transcription factor, producing MSKKIKLLIVDDHQLIIEGILSSLKKIDHLEVETSKSCDDAFFKIKTNQHNAPFDILFTDLSFDNTTYDTILNDGESLIKKINEEKIPIKIGIITGHSETNRIYNVIHNLNPSAYILKSKCDSAELNFAIQKIIANETYYSHEIHNKLLKRAIVLIQMDDIATQILKELRKHPKISNLEGLILKSDGSPIKLRAIESKLAKLRIDLDANNNTDLVLKAIELGLID from the coding sequence ATGTCTAAAAAAATTAAACTACTTATTGTTGATGACCATCAATTAATTATCGAAGGAATTCTTTCTTCTTTAAAAAAAATTGACCATTTAGAGGTAGAAACTTCTAAGTCTTGTGATGATGCTTTTTTCAAAATAAAAACCAATCAGCATAATGCTCCATTTGACATTCTTTTTACAGACTTGAGTTTTGATAACACAACATATGACACCATACTAAACGACGGAGAATCTTTAATAAAAAAAATTAACGAAGAAAAAATTCCAATTAAAATAGGTATAATTACCGGACATTCTGAAACGAATAGAATATATAATGTTATACACAACCTTAATCCTTCTGCTTATATTTTAAAAAGCAAATGCGACAGTGCCGAACTTAACTTTGCTATTCAAAAAATAATAGCAAACGAAACTTATTATAGCCATGAAATTCACAATAAACTATTAAAACGAGCTATTGTATTGATCCAAATGGATGACATTGCTACTCAAATATTAAAAGAACTTCGAAAACATCCTAAAATCAGTAATCTGGAAGGTCTTATTTTAAAATCAGATGGAAGCCCAATAAAACTAAGAGCTATTGAGAGTAAGCTCGCCAAATTAAGAATTGATTTAGATGCCAACAATAATACCGATTTAGTTTTAAAAGCTATTGAGCTCGGTCTTATTGACTAA
- the dprA gene encoding DNA-processing protein DprA, whose protein sequence is MKSEKLLAILRLQATKSIGDIVAKKLIKTIGSAEQIFKEKPHTLQKINGIGSCITKQLFNLKNKKKAAKECDYILKNNVPFSYFLSDTYPKYLKHCIDAPILIFKDGNLNLKNDKIIAIVGTRNITSYGRDFCHQLIDGLKNYNPIIVSGFAYGIDICAHKTAINNKLQTVAILAHGLNQTYPKSHKEYIHQLNEKGGFITEFWHNETPFRESFLKRNRIIAGISKATIVIESAERGGSLVTADIANSYNRDVFALPGRNTDIYSKGCNNLIKNNQAHLLTSSEDIAKMLNWDLPNNKPSIQTKLFTELNEDEEKIYNYLCSNGKQLLDTIASHCNIPTYKLSSILLQMELKKLIKPLPGKLFETI, encoded by the coding sequence ATGAAATCAGAAAAACTACTTGCTATCTTAAGACTACAAGCCACTAAAAGCATCGGAGATATTGTTGCTAAAAAACTCATTAAAACAATTGGAAGCGCTGAACAGATCTTTAAAGAAAAGCCGCATACCTTACAAAAAATAAATGGTATTGGATCTTGTATTACGAAACAATTATTTAATCTTAAAAACAAAAAAAAAGCAGCAAAAGAATGCGATTATATTTTAAAAAACAATGTTCCTTTCTCCTACTTTCTGTCTGATACTTACCCAAAATACCTTAAGCACTGTATTGACGCACCTATTTTAATTTTTAAAGATGGAAACTTAAATCTTAAAAATGATAAAATTATTGCCATTGTTGGTACTAGAAACATTACTTCCTATGGACGTGATTTCTGTCATCAATTAATTGATGGGTTAAAAAATTACAACCCTATTATTGTGAGTGGTTTTGCTTATGGAATAGATATTTGCGCACATAAAACTGCCATAAATAACAAGCTACAAACCGTAGCTATCCTAGCACATGGATTAAACCAAACCTATCCTAAATCGCATAAAGAGTATATACATCAACTAAATGAAAAAGGAGGTTTTATAACCGAATTTTGGCATAATGAAACTCCTTTTAGAGAAAGTTTTTTAAAAAGAAACCGAATTATTGCAGGCATTTCTAAAGCTACAATTGTTATAGAATCGGCTGAAAGAGGGGGTTCTTTAGTTACAGCAGACATTGCGAATTCTTACAATCGTGATGTATTTGCTCTTCCCGGAAGAAATACAGATATATACAGCAAAGGCTGTAACAACCTTATAAAAAACAATCAGGCACATTTATTAACTTCCTCAGAAGATATTGCTAAAATGCTAAATTGGGATCTTCCCAACAACAAACCCTCAATCCAAACCAAACTATTTACAGAATTAAATGAAGATGAAGAAAAAATATACAATTATCTATGTTCTAACGGGAAACAACTATTAGATACAATCGCATCGCATTGCAACATCCCTACCTATAAATTATCATCTATTCTATTACAAATGGAATTAAAAAAACTTATAAAGCCTTTACCTGGTAAACTATTTGAAACCATTTAG
- a CDS encoding S41 family peptidase, producing the protein MKKNKKHALILLAGILALSFSFQSKFFEIAKQIEIYNNLFKELNINYVNEINPAELTNKAIKNTLKGLDPYTNFFTEQDVENAKIRREGEYGGIGIAVFYDKNGITITEIYKNYVADKAGLKVGDIITKADGQILKGLEKNQLAMVLKGSPGKKVTIEVDRLGKALTFNLTLDKIIIDAVPFYEMIDTEIGYIILSRFSQKAAAEIKKAFISLKDQGMKKLILDLRNNPGGSLGESINIVNFFTPKGSNVVETKGKLKKASQIYKGHNEPLDLEIPIVVLINGRSASASEIVSGALQDYDRAVILGERSFGKGLVQRYFKLSYGTQLKATISKYYTPSGRCIQELDYENRNPKTGIVPKFSEGTVNSFTTKNGRTVYDGGGVTPDILINRSKQTEATKKLLKSQALFNFATVYTSKKNAINIDDYSFNNADFNAFKEYLEKVDTTFLSKQESLFKTAYNANKNTIISDDYEKIKLKLAKIKIANISKNKDFLVEQIQDEIIKRYHYKEGTYQYHLKHDNTIKQAINILKNKSKYNNILAK; encoded by the coding sequence ATGAAAAAAAATAAAAAACATGCACTTATCCTTTTAGCAGGAATACTAGCCTTATCTTTTTCTTTTCAATCGAAATTTTTTGAAATAGCAAAACAAATTGAAATTTACAATAATCTCTTCAAAGAACTCAATATAAACTATGTAAATGAAATAAATCCTGCTGAGCTTACTAACAAAGCGATCAAAAACACTCTTAAAGGGCTAGATCCTTATACTAATTTTTTTACGGAACAAGATGTTGAAAATGCTAAAATTAGACGAGAAGGAGAATACGGAGGCATCGGAATTGCTGTTTTTTATGATAAGAACGGAATTACCATAACCGAAATTTATAAAAACTACGTTGCAGATAAGGCTGGTTTAAAAGTTGGAGATATAATTACCAAAGCAGATGGACAAATATTAAAGGGATTAGAAAAAAATCAGTTAGCTATGGTATTAAAAGGCAGCCCTGGAAAAAAAGTTACCATTGAAGTTGACAGGCTAGGAAAAGCTTTGACCTTTAATTTAACATTAGATAAAATCATTATTGACGCTGTTCCTTTTTATGAAATGATTGATACTGAAATAGGATATATTATATTAAGCAGATTTAGTCAAAAAGCTGCTGCCGAAATAAAAAAAGCCTTCATTTCTTTAAAAGATCAAGGAATGAAAAAACTGATTCTTGATTTAAGAAATAACCCAGGAGGTTCTCTAGGAGAATCTATCAATATTGTTAATTTTTTTACTCCCAAAGGCAGTAACGTTGTTGAAACAAAAGGAAAGCTCAAAAAAGCAAGTCAAATTTACAAGGGGCATAACGAACCTTTAGATTTAGAAATTCCCATAGTAGTGCTCATAAATGGTCGCTCTGCTTCAGCCTCAGAAATTGTTTCAGGAGCATTACAAGATTATGACAGAGCTGTTATTTTAGGAGAACGCTCTTTTGGAAAAGGACTTGTACAACGCTATTTCAAATTATCATACGGTACACAGCTAAAAGCAACTATTTCTAAATATTATACTCCTAGTGGAAGGTGTATTCAAGAGTTAGATTATGAAAATAGAAACCCTAAAACAGGTATAGTTCCTAAATTCTCTGAAGGTACAGTAAATTCTTTTACTACTAAAAATGGACGTACAGTGTATGATGGCGGTGGAGTTACTCCTGACATTCTCATAAACAGATCAAAACAAACAGAAGCCACAAAAAAACTACTTAAATCTCAAGCATTATTTAATTTTGCTACTGTATATACCAGTAAAAAAAATGCTATAAATATTGATGATTACTCATTTAATAATGCTGATTTCAATGCATTTAAAGAATACCTTGAAAAAGTAGATACCACATTTCTATCAAAGCAAGAATCTCTTTTTAAAACAGCCTATAATGCTAATAAAAACACTATTATAAGCGATGATTATGAAAAAATAAAGCTAAAATTAGCTAAAATAAAAATAGCTAATATTTCAAAAAATAAAGATTTTTTAGTAGAGCAAATACAAGATGAAATTATAAAGCGTTATCACTACAAAGAAGGCACCTACCAATACCATCTAAAACATGACAACACTATAAAACAAGCTATTAATATATTAAAAAACAAGTCAAAGTATAACAACATATTGGCTAAATAA
- a CDS encoding acyl-CoA dehydrogenase family protein — MKPDLFQAPDYYQLDELLHEEHKLVRTASREWVKKEVSPIVEEYAQKAAFPKQLIKGLGLIGAFGPYIPEAYGGAGLDQISYGLIMQELERGDSGIRSTASVQSSLVMWPIFNYGSEAQRKKYLPKLASGEWVGSFGLTEPNHGSNPGGMETHFKDMGDHFLLNGAKMWISNAPIADIAVVWAKNEEGRIHGLIVERGMEGFSTPKTDNKWSLRVSITGELIFDNVKVPKENILPNKSGLGAPLGCLDSARYGIAWGAIGAAMDCYDIALRYSKERFQFGKPIGQFQLQQKKLAEMITEITKAQLLTWRLGVLKNEGKATSAQISMAKRNNVAMALNIAREARQVLGAMGISGAYSIMRHSMNLESVITYEGTHDIHLLITGLDITGFNAFK; from the coding sequence ATGAAACCTGATTTATTTCAAGCGCCAGATTATTATCAATTAGATGAATTATTACATGAAGAGCATAAATTAGTAAGAACAGCTTCAAGAGAGTGGGTTAAAAAAGAAGTCTCTCCTATTGTTGAAGAGTATGCTCAAAAAGCAGCGTTTCCAAAACAATTGATTAAAGGATTAGGTCTTATAGGTGCTTTTGGTCCATATATTCCTGAAGCATATGGTGGAGCTGGTTTGGACCAGATTTCTTATGGGTTAATTATGCAAGAACTAGAAAGAGGAGATAGTGGAATTAGATCAACGGCTTCCGTTCAATCATCGCTGGTAATGTGGCCAATTTTTAATTATGGGAGTGAAGCCCAACGAAAAAAATATTTGCCGAAGTTAGCTTCTGGTGAATGGGTTGGTAGTTTTGGTTTAACAGAACCGAATCATGGCTCTAATCCAGGAGGTATGGAAACTCATTTTAAGGATATGGGAGATCATTTTTTGTTGAATGGTGCAAAAATGTGGATTTCTAATGCGCCAATAGCTGATATAGCGGTTGTTTGGGCAAAAAATGAGGAAGGACGTATTCATGGATTAATTGTAGAGCGAGGAATGGAAGGTTTTTCTACACCTAAAACAGATAATAAATGGTCGTTAAGAGTTTCCATAACAGGGGAGTTAATTTTTGATAATGTAAAAGTACCTAAAGAAAATATATTACCTAATAAATCAGGGTTAGGAGCTCCGTTAGGATGTTTAGATTCTGCTCGTTATGGAATAGCATGGGGAGCAATAGGAGCTGCAATGGATTGCTATGATATAGCATTGCGTTATAGTAAAGAACGTTTTCAGTTTGGAAAACCAATTGGTCAGTTTCAATTACAGCAAAAGAAATTGGCTGAAATGATTACAGAAATAACAAAAGCGCAATTATTAACATGGAGATTGGGTGTTTTGAAAAATGAAGGCAAAGCAACTTCAGCTCAAATTTCAATGGCGAAGCGAAATAATGTAGCAATGGCATTGAATATAGCAAGAGAAGCTCGTCAAGTGTTAGGGGCAATGGGAATTAGTGGTGCATATTCAATAATGCGCCATTCTATGAACTTGGAAAGTGTTATTACTTATGAAGGAACTCATGATATTCATTTATTAATTACAGGATTGGATATCACAGGTTTTAACGCTTTTAAATAG
- a CDS encoding DMT family transporter, giving the protein MHKKHIQHLLVLLLATLFISTSGVLGKYIKMSPEVIIWFRSSLAMLFLYAFCKFKKVKLTISSSNHYIPFIISSVFMAMHWITYFYALKLSNVALGMLSLYTFPIITTLLEPVVFKTKFNPVHIVLAMLVLIGIYILRPDFNLGNSNVQGILMGLLSALFYAIRILILKPFTANYNGTMLMFYQTLIITVFLSPVLLFMDFSEIVNQFPYVLLLALLTTAIGHSLMVRSLKFFTVSTASIISSIQPVFGVVLAYTFLNEIPTWKTFIGGGLILTTVIIESVRGGEE; this is encoded by the coding sequence ATGCACAAAAAACATATTCAACACCTACTAGTTTTATTGTTAGCTACTTTATTTATAAGTACTTCTGGAGTTTTAGGAAAGTATATTAAAATGTCTCCTGAAGTAATTATTTGGTTTCGCTCGTCACTAGCAATGCTTTTTTTATATGCATTTTGCAAATTTAAGAAAGTGAAGCTAACGATAAGTTCTAGTAACCATTATATTCCTTTTATTATTAGCAGTGTTTTTATGGCAATGCATTGGATAACTTATTTTTATGCATTGAAGCTCTCAAATGTAGCTTTAGGGATGTTGTCTTTATATACATTTCCTATTATCACAACGTTATTAGAACCTGTTGTTTTTAAGACGAAATTTAATCCAGTACACATTGTTTTAGCCATGCTAGTTTTGATTGGAATTTATATTTTAAGGCCAGATTTTAATCTAGGAAATTCAAATGTACAAGGGATTTTGATGGGACTTTTATCAGCGCTGTTTTATGCAATTAGAATCTTAATTTTAAAACCATTTACAGCTAATTATAATGGAACAATGCTAATGTTTTATCAGACATTAATTATTACTGTTTTTTTGAGCCCTGTATTGTTGTTTATGGATTTTTCGGAAATAGTAAATCAGTTTCCATATGTGCTGTTATTGGCCTTGTTAACCACTGCTATTGGGCATAGTTTAATGGTGCGTTCTCTTAAGTTTTTTACAGTTTCTACAGCCAGTATTATTAGTAGTATTCAACCAGTATTTGGGGTTGTTTTAGCATATACTTTTTTAAACGAAATACCTACTTGGAAGACTTTTATAGGGGGAGGTTTAATTTTAACAACCGTAATTATTGAAAGCGTCAGAGGTGGAGAAGAATAG
- a CDS encoding acyl-CoA thioesterase — protein MRAKSPKESLTVLTDLVLPGETNYLDNLFGGELLARMDRACSISARRHSRRIVVTASVNHVAFNKSVPVGSVVTVEAKVSRAFKSSMEVYVDVWIEDRQSGEKTSVNEGIYTFVAVDETGKPVPIPPIIPETELEKKRFDGALRRKQLSLILANKMDPKEATELKALFV, from the coding sequence ATGAGAGCAAAATCACCTAAAGAGTCTTTAACCGTACTTACTGACCTTGTTTTACCTGGTGAAACAAATTATTTGGATAATCTTTTTGGAGGAGAACTATTGGCTAGAATGGATAGGGCTTGTAGTATTTCTGCTAGACGTCATTCTAGAAGAATTGTTGTTACAGCGTCTGTAAATCATGTAGCCTTTAATAAGAGTGTACCTGTAGGAAGTGTAGTTACTGTTGAGGCTAAAGTTTCAAGAGCATTTAAATCATCTATGGAGGTGTATGTTGATGTTTGGATAGAAGATCGTCAGTCAGGTGAGAAAACTTCTGTAAATGAAGGAATCTATACCTTTGTAGCTGTAGATGAAACAGGTAAACCTGTGCCTATTCCACCAATTATACCAGAAACAGAATTAGAGAAAAAGCGATTTGATGGAGCGCTACGTAGAAAGCAGTTGAGTTTGATACTGGCAAATAAAATGGATCCGAAAGAAGCAACAGAATTAAAAGCGTTATTTGTATAA
- the rnpA gene encoding ribonuclease P protein component — protein MKFTLGKEERLKSKKLIGRLYSEGKSVKVFPLRMVYLQANHTSNFPAQIGVSVPKRNFKKAVHRNRIKRLLRETYRKQKYTVYNSLNEPYVFMISYLAKDEWAYSDIERKMDKLLNSFVSEINMKKHEKK, from the coding sequence GTGAAATTTACACTCGGAAAGGAAGAACGTTTAAAAAGTAAAAAATTAATTGGAAGGCTATATAGCGAAGGAAAATCTGTTAAAGTTTTTCCGCTTCGAATGGTTTACCTACAAGCAAATCATACCTCTAATTTTCCTGCTCAAATAGGGGTTTCTGTTCCTAAAAGAAATTTTAAAAAAGCTGTTCATAGAAACCGAATCAAACGGTTGTTACGTGAAACCTACAGAAAACAAAAATACACTGTTTATAATTCACTTAATGAACCTTATGTGTTTATGATTTCTTATCTTGCCAAAGATGAATGGGCTTATTCTGATATAGAGCGAAAAATGGACAAACTTTTAAATTCATTTGTTAGTGAAATAAACATGAAAAAACATGAAAAAAAATAA
- a CDS encoding tetratricopeptide repeat-containing sensor histidine kinase: MYRSILFLFLIQFTYGQQNYKIDSLNYIKDSISYKSCIRTALSYFKERQLDSFKKYSIKSYLLSKKINSPRKTQKAHFYLATYYKYKEMSDSAYYHYHKSKSILLKLKDTITAGRRLFSIARIQLREKDLLGSEISSITALEYVESSNLYRIKHQIINNLALTLQEKGAPYEALKFYDISLKELRKDSLENTPLKLNIINNKGLVYQSINQQGKAISYFKKGLSYDSIKEKYPIKYALLLENLASSNFLLGKNKGVLNQYYEVLAIRKKLKILKGISTTHLNIADYYKRFNQQQKALFHAKKGLLYARKTDNNKRLLEALKLLSELTTDKQSTQYLRQYIQLNDSLFQKERTLKNQFAKIRYQTDKKEKENNILKSENEKKQVEITYQKQQKTIGWLIAILSLFTLGISISLFIVRRKKMIYQTQLEKAQIRERERQQIAKSLHDEVAGDLFLLHQKLEKTNQPELAQKLSIVKSNVRNLSHQLSSISFDKVSFEDQVINLITDYFEPNFKIFPTGLLDHDWANINEPIKRVLYLSTRECIQNSKKYAKASKVVVHFSTRKKSVHLNISDDGIGFDIRTSKKGIGLQNLQERVEELGGSLLVKSKIDNGTQISIRIPLNV; this comes from the coding sequence ATGTATCGTTCTATTCTCTTTTTATTCCTCATACAATTTACATACGGGCAACAAAACTATAAAATTGATAGCTTAAATTATATCAAAGATAGTATTTCATACAAATCCTGTATAAGAACAGCATTGTCTTATTTTAAGGAAAGGCAATTAGATTCTTTTAAAAAATACAGTATAAAGTCTTACCTATTATCAAAAAAGATAAATAGCCCTCGTAAAACTCAAAAAGCTCATTTTTACTTAGCTACTTACTATAAGTATAAAGAAATGTCTGACAGTGCGTATTACCACTACCATAAATCAAAAAGCATTTTATTAAAACTTAAAGATACGATTACCGCAGGTAGAAGATTGTTTTCTATAGCAAGGATTCAATTACGAGAAAAAGACTTACTAGGAAGTGAAATATCCTCTATCACAGCTTTAGAATACGTAGAAAGTTCCAACCTATACAGAATAAAGCATCAAATAATTAACAACTTAGCACTAACATTACAAGAAAAAGGCGCACCTTATGAAGCGCTAAAATTTTATGATATCAGCCTAAAAGAATTGCGTAAAGACTCTTTAGAAAACACTCCATTAAAATTAAATATTATCAACAATAAAGGGTTGGTATATCAATCTATTAATCAACAAGGAAAAGCGATCTCTTATTTTAAAAAAGGGTTAAGCTATGACAGTATTAAAGAAAAATATCCTATAAAGTATGCTTTATTACTGGAAAATTTAGCTTCAAGTAATTTTTTATTAGGCAAAAACAAAGGTGTTTTAAATCAATATTATGAGGTTCTTGCCATTCGTAAAAAGTTAAAAATTCTTAAAGGAATAAGCACAACACATCTAAATATTGCAGATTATTACAAACGCTTTAACCAACAGCAAAAAGCTTTATTTCATGCAAAAAAAGGGCTCTTATACGCAAGAAAAACGGATAACAATAAACGCTTATTAGAAGCTCTAAAATTACTTTCAGAACTCACTACAGATAAGCAATCTACACAGTATTTGCGACAGTACATACAACTAAATGATAGTTTATTTCAAAAAGAGCGTACTTTGAAGAATCAATTTGCAAAAATCAGATATCAAACAGATAAAAAAGAAAAGGAAAATAACATTTTGAAATCTGAAAATGAGAAAAAGCAAGTTGAGATAACGTATCAAAAACAACAAAAAACTATTGGATGGCTGATTGCTATTTTAAGCTTATTTACGCTAGGAATCAGTATCTCTCTGTTTATAGTTCGCAGAAAAAAAATGATTTATCAAACGCAATTAGAAAAAGCACAAATCAGAGAAAGAGAACGTCAGCAAATAGCAAAATCACTGCATGATGAAGTTGCTGGCGATCTATTTTTATTGCATCAAAAACTAGAAAAAACAAATCAACCAGAACTTGCACAAAAACTAAGTATTGTAAAAAGTAACGTCCGAAACTTATCACATCAATTGAGCAGTATTAGTTTTGATAAAGTTTCTTTCGAAGATCAGGTTATTAATTTAATTACAGATTATTTCGAACCTAATTTTAAGATTTTTCCTACTGGTTTATTGGATCATGACTGGGCAAACATTAACGAACCTATAAAAAGAGTTCTTTACTTAAGTACTAGAGAATGTATTCAGAATAGTAAAAAATATGCAAAAGCCTCTAAAGTAGTAGTCCATTTTTCAACGCGTAAAAAAAGTGTTCATTTAAATATTTCTGATGACGGAATTGGATTTGATATAAGGACTAGTAAAAAAGGGATAGGTTTACAAAACCTACAAGAAAGAGTTGAAGAACTCGGCGGATCCCTTCTAGTTAAAAGCAAAATTGATAACGGAACACAAATATCCATTCGAATACCATTAAATGTCTAA
- a CDS encoding HU domain-containing protein, with protein sequence MRLDNYINDLLYRYDCVIIPGFGGFVTNKIGAKVNDFTHTFSPPTKQITFNSHLKHNDGLLANYIVKAEEISFEEASLKIAGIVEKWNKELKSKSLKIGDIGSLSLNEKEQLIFEPNTTANFLTDAFGLATFASSAVKRSEYKGQVKSLISDSELKEEERKGIPVFIKYAATAAILLTLGYTGWVGVQNQGEVSEEQKLQDKIQSATFVIDNPLPAIDLNLTKVTIKKFHVVAGAFQLRENAENKVNELKQKGFDSYILGENSWGLTQVVFDSYETKKEARKNLKEIQENFSKDAWLLVK encoded by the coding sequence ATGAGATTAGACAACTATATTAACGATTTATTGTACAGATACGATTGTGTAATTATACCTGGATTTGGAGGTTTTGTAACGAATAAAATTGGTGCGAAAGTGAATGATTTTACACATACTTTTTCTCCACCAACGAAGCAGATTACGTTTAATTCGCATTTAAAACATAACGATGGGTTGTTAGCTAATTATATTGTGAAAGCAGAGGAAATTTCATTTGAAGAAGCTTCTTTGAAGATAGCAGGTATAGTTGAAAAATGGAATAAAGAACTAAAATCAAAGTCTCTAAAAATAGGAGATATAGGTAGCTTGTCTTTAAACGAAAAAGAACAATTAATTTTTGAACCCAATACTACTGCTAACTTTTTAACGGATGCTTTTGGTTTAGCTACCTTTGCATCGTCAGCAGTGAAACGATCAGAATATAAAGGTCAAGTGAAGTCTTTGATATCTGATTCTGAACTAAAAGAGGAGGAACGTAAAGGAATTCCTGTTTTTATAAAGTATGCAGCAACGGCAGCAATTTTATTAACATTAGGATATACAGGATGGGTTGGAGTTCAAAACCAAGGAGAAGTTTCAGAGGAACAAAAATTACAAGATAAAATCCAATCAGCAACTTTTGTTATAGATAATCCTTTACCTGCAATAGATTTAAACCTAACCAAAGTAACTATTAAGAAATTTCATGTAGTTGCAGGTGCTTTTCAACTTAGAGAGAATGCAGAGAATAAGGTAAATGAACTAAAACAAAAAGGATTTGATTCTTATATTTTAGGAGAAAATTCTTGGGGGCTTACTCAAGTAGTTTTTGATAGTTATGAAACAAAAAAAGAAGCTAGAAAAAACCTTAAGGAAATTCAGGAAAACTTTTCAAAAGATGCGTGGTTGTTAGTAAAATAA